Proteins encoded in a region of the Dasypus novemcinctus isolate mDasNov1 chromosome 24, mDasNov1.1.hap2, whole genome shotgun sequence genome:
- the LOC101431998 gene encoding oxytocin-neurophysin 1 yields MAGPRVACCLLALLALLALGSACYLQNCPLGGKRAARDLDVRQCLPCGPGGRGRCFGPGICCAAELGCFVGTAEALRCQDESRLPSPCQSGPQPCGSGGRCAAPGICCSPDGCRTHPACDPDAAFSQL; encoded by the exons ATGGCCGGCCCCCGCGTCGCCTGCTGCCTGCTGGCGCTCCTGGCGCTCCTGGCGCTGGGCTCCGCCTGCTACCTCCAGAACTGCCCCCTGGGCGGCAAGAGGGCGGCGCGGGACCTCGACGTGCGCCAG TGCCTGCCCTGCGGCCCCGGGGGCAGAGGGCGCTGCTTCGGGCCCGGCATCTGCTGCGCCGCCGAGCTGGGCTGCTTCGTGGGCACGGCCGAGGCGCTGCGCTGCCAGGACGAGAGCCGCCTGCCGTCGCCCTGCCAGTCGGGCCCGCAGCCGTGCGGGAGCGGGGGCCGCTGCGCCGCGCCCGGCATCTGCTGCAGCCCGG aCGGCTGCCGCACGCACCCTGCCTGCGACCCCGACGCCGCCTTTTCCCAGCTCTGA